One genomic segment of Mastomys coucha isolate ucsf_1 unplaced genomic scaffold, UCSF_Mcou_1 pScaffold22, whole genome shotgun sequence includes these proteins:
- the Patz1 gene encoding POZ-, AT hook-, and zinc finger-containing protein 1 isoform X6: protein MERVNDASCGPSGCYTYQVSRHSTEMLHNLNQQRKNGGRFCDVLLRVGDESFPAHRAVLAACSEYFESVFSAQLGDGGAADGGPADVGGAAAAPGGGAGGSRELEMHTISSKVFGDILDFAYTSRIVVRLESFPELMTAAKFLLMRSVIEICQEVIKQSNVQILVPPARADIMLFRPPGTSDLGFPLDMTNGAAMAANSNGIAGSMQPEEEAARATGAAIAGQASLPVLPGVDRLPMVAGPLSPQLLTSPFPNVASSAPPLTGKRGRGRPRKANLLDSMFGSPGGLREAGILPCGLCGKVFTDANRLRQHEAQHGVTSLQLGYIDLPPPRLGENGLPISEDPDGPRKRSRTRKQVACEICGKIFRDVYHLNRHKLSHSGEKPYSCPVCGLRFKRKDRMSYHVRSHDGSVGKPYICQSCGKGFSRPDHLNGHIKQVHTSERPHKCQVWVGSSSGLPPLEPLPSDLPSWDFAQPALWRSSHSVPDTAFSLSLKKSFPALENLSPAHSSNALFCSAPPGYLRQGWTTPEGSRAFTQWPVG, encoded by the exons ATGGAGCGGGTCAACGACGCTTCTTGCGGTCCGTCGGGCTGCTACACCTACCAGGTGAGCAGACACAGTACAGAGATGCTGCACAACCTGAATCAACAACGCAAAAACGGCGGGCGCTTTTGCGATGTGCTCCTACGGGTCGGCGACGAGAGCTTCCCAGCGCACCGCGCTGTACTGGCTGCCTGCAGCGAGTACTTTGAGTCTGTGTTCAGCGCCCAGTTAGGCGACGGCGGAGCTGCCGACGGTGGTCCTGCTGATGTGGGAGGCGCAGCGGCCGCTCCAGGCGGCGGGGCTGGGGGCAGCCGAGAACTGGAGATGCACACCATCAGTTCCAAAGTGTTCGGAGACATCCTGGACTTCGCTTACACGTCCCGCATCGTTGTGCGCCTCGAGAGCTTCCCCGAGCTCATGACGGCCGCCAAGTTCCTGCTGATGAGGTCGGTCATCGAGATCTGCCAGGAAGTAATCAAACAGTCCAACGTGCAGATCCTGGTGCCCCCTGCCCGGGCTGATATCATGCTCTTTCGCCCTCCTGGGACTTCTGACTTGGGCTTCCCTTTGGACATGACCAACGGGGCAGCCATGGCAGCCAACAGTAACGGTATTGCTGGCAGCATGCAGCCCGAGGAGGAGGCTGCCAGGGCCACAGGTGCTGCTATTGCGGGCCAAGCTTCCCTGCCTGTGTTACCTGGGGTGGACAGATTGCCCATGGTGGCTGGACCCCTATCTCCCCAACTACTGACTTCTCCATTCCCCAATGTGGCATCCAGTGCACCTCCACTGACTGGCAAGAGAGGCCGGGGACGCCCCAGGAAGGCCAACCTGCTGGACTCCATGTTTGGGTCTCCAGGGGGCTTGAGGGAAGCAGGCATCCTTCCATGTGGCCTGTGCGGGAAGGTGTTCACTGACGCCAACCGGCTCCGGCAACATGAGGCCCAGCACGGCGTCACAAGCCTCCAGTTGGGCTATATCGATCTTCCTCCTCCAAGGCTGGGTGAGAATGGGTTACCTATCTCCGAGGACCCCGACGGCCCCAGAAAAAGGAGCCGGACCAGGAAGCAAGTGGCTTGTGAGATCTGTGGCAAGATCTTTCGTGACGTATACCATCTCAACCGGCATAAGCTGTCCCACTCTGGGGAGAAGCCATACTCGTGCCCGGTGTGTGGTCTGCGGTTCAAGAGAAAAGACCGCATGTCGTACCATGTGAGGTCCCATGATGGGTCAGTGGGCAAACCGTACATCTGCCAGAGCTGTGGGAAAGGTTTCTCCAG GCCAGATCACTTGAATGGACATATCAAGCAGGTGCACACTTCTGAGCGACCTCACAAGTGTCAG GTGTGGGTTGGGAGCAGCAGCGGCCTGCCGCCCCTGGAACCTCTTCCTAGCGACCTGCCATCATGGGACTTTGCCCAGCCTGCTTTGTGGAGGTCGTCCCATTCAGTTCCTGATACcgccttttccctctctctaaaAAAGTCCTTCCCAGCCCTTGAAAACCTGAGTCCAGCACACTCCAGCAATGCGCTCTTCTGCTCAGCCCCACCAGGATACCTGAGACAGGGATGGACAACCCCTGAGGGCAGCCGGGCTTTTACTCAGTGGCCTGTAGGCTAG
- the Patz1 gene encoding POZ-, AT hook-, and zinc finger-containing protein 1 isoform X8, with amino-acid sequence MERVNDASCGPSGCYTYQVSRHSTEMLHNLNQQRKNGGRFCDVLLRVGDESFPAHRAVLAACSEYFESVFSAQLGDGGAADGGPADVGGAAAAPGGGAGGSRELEMHTISSKVFGDILDFAYTSRIVVRLESFPELMTAAKFLLMRSVIEICQEVIKQSNVQILVPPARADIMLFRPPGTSDLGFPLDMTNGAAMAANSNGIAGSMQPEEEAARATGAAIAGQASLPVLPGVDRLPMVAGPLSPQLLTSPFPNVASSAPPLTGKRGRGRPRKANLLDSMFGSPGGLREAGILPCGLCGKVFTDANRLRQHEAQHGVTSLQLGYIDLPPPRLGENGLPISEDPDGPRKRSRTRKQVACEICGKIFRDVYHLNRHKLSHSGEKPYSCPVCGLRFKRKDRMSYHVRSHDGSVGKPYICQSCGKGFSRPDHLNGHIKQVHTSERPHKCQVWVGSSSGLPPLEPLPSDLPSWDFAQPALWRPAMPPLLLETDCAPTWPVMKTRCHARCVESTCGQRTWQTT; translated from the exons ATGGAGCGGGTCAACGACGCTTCTTGCGGTCCGTCGGGCTGCTACACCTACCAGGTGAGCAGACACAGTACAGAGATGCTGCACAACCTGAATCAACAACGCAAAAACGGCGGGCGCTTTTGCGATGTGCTCCTACGGGTCGGCGACGAGAGCTTCCCAGCGCACCGCGCTGTACTGGCTGCCTGCAGCGAGTACTTTGAGTCTGTGTTCAGCGCCCAGTTAGGCGACGGCGGAGCTGCCGACGGTGGTCCTGCTGATGTGGGAGGCGCAGCGGCCGCTCCAGGCGGCGGGGCTGGGGGCAGCCGAGAACTGGAGATGCACACCATCAGTTCCAAAGTGTTCGGAGACATCCTGGACTTCGCTTACACGTCCCGCATCGTTGTGCGCCTCGAGAGCTTCCCCGAGCTCATGACGGCCGCCAAGTTCCTGCTGATGAGGTCGGTCATCGAGATCTGCCAGGAAGTAATCAAACAGTCCAACGTGCAGATCCTGGTGCCCCCTGCCCGGGCTGATATCATGCTCTTTCGCCCTCCTGGGACTTCTGACTTGGGCTTCCCTTTGGACATGACCAACGGGGCAGCCATGGCAGCCAACAGTAACGGTATTGCTGGCAGCATGCAGCCCGAGGAGGAGGCTGCCAGGGCCACAGGTGCTGCTATTGCGGGCCAAGCTTCCCTGCCTGTGTTACCTGGGGTGGACAGATTGCCCATGGTGGCTGGACCCCTATCTCCCCAACTACTGACTTCTCCATTCCCCAATGTGGCATCCAGTGCACCTCCACTGACTGGCAAGAGAGGCCGGGGACGCCCCAGGAAGGCCAACCTGCTGGACTCCATGTTTGGGTCTCCAGGGGGCTTGAGGGAAGCAGGCATCCTTCCATGTGGCCTGTGCGGGAAGGTGTTCACTGACGCCAACCGGCTCCGGCAACATGAGGCCCAGCACGGCGTCACAAGCCTCCAGTTGGGCTATATCGATCTTCCTCCTCCAAGGCTGGGTGAGAATGGGTTACCTATCTCCGAGGACCCCGACGGCCCCAGAAAAAGGAGCCGGACCAGGAAGCAAGTGGCTTGTGAGATCTGTGGCAAGATCTTTCGTGACGTATACCATCTCAACCGGCATAAGCTGTCCCACTCTGGGGAGAAGCCATACTCGTGCCCGGTGTGTGGTCTGCGGTTCAAGAGAAAAGACCGCATGTCGTACCATGTGAGGTCCCATGATGGGTCAGTGGGCAAACCGTACATCTGCCAGAGCTGTGGGAAAGGTTTCTCCAG GCCAGATCACTTGAATGGACATATCAAGCAGGTGCACACTTCTGAGCGACCTCACAAGTGTCAG GTGTGGGTTGGGAGCAGCAGCGGCCTGCCGCCCCTGGAACCTCTTCCTAGCGACCTGCCATCATGGGACTTTGCCCAGCCTGCTTTGTGGAG